CCGGAGCTATTCCCACCGTACGAATGGAAGGTGTCCATTCTATGGCCATTGCTCTGACCATCGCAGGAAGCGCTGCTTTTGCCACATTGTAAGGAAAGCACCCCTGTATTGAACTATATGCATGATTAGAGGATAATACAATGATAACCCCTTGCCCCGACACCTGCAGCAGTGGTCTCATTGTTTTACCAAGAAACCAATGGGATTCCAGATTTAATTTTTGATTGGTATTCCAGGTTTCCTCATCACAATTTGCCAGTGTAGTGAAAATATTTCTGCCGGCATTGGAAATCAGTATATCTAACCGGCCGAACTGACTTCTGATTTCTTCTTCTAACTGCTTTATTTCAACAGGATTTGTTACATCCGTCTGATAATAATATACGTCGCTGCTGTACTGATGCAGCTCTTTATAGAATGCCTGAACCTGTTCATCTTGTACAGATCGCTCAGCACAAACGATCACCTTTGCTCCTGCTTTTGCAAACTGGATAGCTGTTCCTAATCCTATTCCTGAAATGCCACCTGTAATCAGAACATTCTTTTCTGTTAAATCTATTGTAAGTGCCATTGTCTATACGTAAAATCCAGATCTGGGTTCGAGAATACCGGGATGTTTCAGCATTTCTTCTTCTACCAGATCAACTCCAAGTCCCGGTCTATCGCTAAGTGTCAATACTCCGTTGCTGATCATGTCCGCTATAGGCTGATCGATAACCTGATCCCGCCATGGGACATCATTAAACATAAATTCCTGTCTGAAGAAGTTTGGTATTGCAGCACATACATGAGCACTTGCCAGCGTTGACAGCGGACCATTGGGATTATGAGGAGCCAGCAGCACATTATATGCTTCCATCATTGTAGCCATACGTTTCATCTCTGAAGGGCCGCCACAGCGTGTAATATCGGGCATCATCATATCACAAACATTCTTTTCGAGTACCGGACGAATACCATGTCTGGTGTAGTGCCGTTCTCCAACACAGATAGAAACACTGGAAGGAATTCTCTCTCGCATAGCTCTTAATGTATCTGCGTTTTCCGGACCGGCGGGCTCTTCATACCAGGTGATATCCAGAGTAGACAGGCGTTCGGCCATCTTGACTGCGACCCGAAAGTTGAGCATAGCATGTGTTTCGATCATAATATCAAAATCCGGCCCGACGGCTTCACGAACGGCTTGACTAACCTCGAATGCAAGATCCTGCTGCTCAGATGTCAGTGTCAGATTAGATGAAAGGTCCTCTCCATATAAATAATTAGTGTGTGCAAACGGATCGAACTTGAGTCCGGTAAAACCGGCTTCTTTTACTTTCAATGCCTGAGCAGCATAGTCTGCCTTATTATGCCCGCCACCTGTAAACCAGTAGTTAGCGTATAACAGAATGTCTTTCCTGAAAGCACCTCCCAAAAGTTCATAACAGGGTACACCGAGGACTTTAGCTTTTAAATCCAGTAATGCCATATCTATTCCACTTATAGCACACATACTGGCACCATAAGGTCCGACCCAGTTCAGATCACGATACAGTTTTGTCCATATAAAATCGGTCCGCATAGGATCCAGTCCGATGATCCGTTGACCCGCATGCTTTGCGGCCTCAAAAACAATGGGGCTTCCTGGCCAGTTGGTGGCTTCTCCTACACCTGTATGCCCGGTGTCGGTATATATTTTCAGCAATGTCCAGTTGTATTTTACTCCTTCCACCAACCAGACTTTAACATCTACTATCTTCATTTAAACAGGTTTATGCATATATTTTTTATCTGTTTTAAACACATTCGAAACAGAGAAGAAGATCAACTTATGAGGATGCCTTCATCCTTGTAATTTACACTTTCCTAATCAATTTTCAGCAAGAGCATTCCTTTAATTTTGTCACCCTTTCGGAGTGTAAGACGCCCCGAACTATGCGGACTTCCGTAAAAAGGTTCTGATCCGTTATTTGTATAGTCTGCAATCAGCCATTGGACGTGTTCATCCTGTTTCCAGCTTCGGGATGCCTGCTTAGCATTGGACATTACTTTTACTGTACTTTGTGTATTGTGTTTCAGTTCGGCAGAGATGATGTTGGCTTTTGTAGACCTGAAATCATTGGATCCCAATGTATTCGCATCATCCTTCCAGTCTCTTGCTAAAGGTTTTCCATGTGCTTCAACGTCATATATGTTATTTGCGTTAAGTTTTGCAAACCCTTTATTCCGACCGATATGATCCTTTGGATAATAACTGAAGGGGCCTTCTCTGTGCCAGGTAAGTTCATCGAAAGTGAGAGGAAGTTCCATCATTAATCCATACTGATAGACCTGGATATCACTTTTTTTATTCTCCATTTCATATCTCACTTTTAAAAAGCCATCTTTCGTAAAGACAAACTGTTGATTTCCTTCCCCTTGTTGATAGGAAAGGTTGAGGTTGACAAGGATACTGTCTGTTTTATTTTCTACAGATACATTTTTTGCAAATAAAGTATATAAGGGATAATGTTTGAGCGGATAGATATTATTCTGATACGTTTCTCCTGCTACATTAGGTTTGCCTCCATCTTCTGTATTTGCGGCTATAATGGCTAAAGAGGGCCCTTTGGTGAGGATCAGTTCCTTATTTTTACGGACTGTAGTAATCACTCCGTATGTCTTGCTGATCGTATAATCTATATTTCCCTGGGTAATATAAATAAATGCAGAATCTTCTTTTAAAGACAAGGATTTGTACATATGGGCTACCTGAACCGGCTTCTTATCTGTGAATATCTCATGTTCAATTTCAAATCCTCTCGGATCCGTAAACATAATCTCAACGATATCAGCGTCTTTAGCTTGTGGAATAAGGATCTGACCTGTGTTATGTGGTTTTATTGATGATTTCAGCCGTATTTCTTTTCCGTCAATAACGGCCAGTATCTTAATATCTTCAAGAGAGCAGAAATCATAACGATTCTGAACAGTGCACATTACTCCGTCTTTTGTTCGCTGCATATTCAGTACCCTTACCGGTGAATAAGCTTTCTTTATACCATAGTACTCCGGCTTTGTTCTTCTCCAGCCATCTAAAGGTCCCCATGGTCCGTAACCTGCAATTCTTCCATCAGGGAGATGAAATGTGTCATCTATTCCACTCCATATCGCTCCCCCAAGATTACCCTTATGTACGTATATAGAATCAAAAAAAATGCGCATGGGTGCGTTAAACAGATCTCTTATTCCGGGATCAGTAAGCAATTCCCTTCTGTTGTATGTAGACAAGTGTGCATACTCTCCGAAAAGTGTGGGACGGGAGATCGTATCTGTGTTTGCAGGTCCGTCGATGCCAGGATAATGATAATTGGCTACATCTGCCTTACTGCCTGCGTTATTAAATCCTCCCCATGTCTGGTCATGAAAACTGGTCGGTCTGCTTTTATCCAGAAGTTTAACAGTTTTATTGACTTCAGCCCATAAATTGCTCCATCTGGATTCATTTCCCAGCGACCACAGAATAACAGAAGGATGCTTTTTATTCGTCATTACATTTTCTCTGTTGGCCTGTATCATCAGTGGTAAAAACTTAGGATCCTGATAATCCCAATGTTGCCAGATTGGTGAAGCATGATGCTGGATCCAGTTTAATGCGGATTCACTCTCTACGTACAAGCCTAATTCATCTGCTGCATGAAGAAATTCTTCAGAAGGCGGATAATGTGAAGTGCGTATATAATTGAGATTAGCAGCCAGAAATAGCTCTGCATCTTTGCGATCCAGTTCCGGGTCAGAAGCTCTGCCGAGCAGCGGATGAACGCAATGCCGGTTTACACCTTTTAATTTTACGGGTTTACCATTGATCAGTAATTGATTGCCCGCTATCTTTACTTCTCTGAAACCTACTTTCTGAACATTGCGTTGAATCGTATGACGATCATTCAGCAATTCTGTCGTCAACTCATAGAGATAGGGAGTTTCTGCCGTCCAGTGATGAGGTTTATCTACATCTACACGTACAGCCAGCTGCTCTGATGTCAGCGCTTTAAGAGCTTTTTCAGAAATATTCTTTATAAAGATCACTTTTCCTTCCTTGTCTTTCAGTGTGTACCTTATGCCTGCGTCTTGTATAGAACGGGTATGATTCATAATACGCGTACTTAAGTCAAGTTTAGCATGTCTGTACTGACTGTCAAAGCTACTGTTTACATCCAGGTCTGAAATATAAACTTGTGGAAGAGCAAATAATGTCACTTTCCTCAATATACCGCCGACTGTATGAGCTGCATACTGAGAGACACAACCTAATATATCACTGATAGTATTTGCCTGTACTTCCACCGTAAGTATATTATTGCCGGGTTTTATAGCTGAAGTCAGATCCATATGAAAGGCTACAAATCCTCCCTCGTGCTCTCCTATCATGATACCATTTACCTTGACTATAGCATATGAACTCACCGCATCAAAGCGGACTACCACACGTTTATCTACCCATGAGGCAGGAAGAGTGAATTCTTTCTCATAGATCGCCTTTTCTCCTGGTGATACATGATAACCCTGCATTTCCCATTCACCGGGAACATTAATTGCAGATGTTGAGGATTGGTCTGAGCGGAAATACCATATGCCATTCAGCGATAGGCTGGGCTGATCTGTACCTGTCACTGCTGCCGGAATCGGAGGCAAAGATATTCGTGTATTAAGCTGTTGGGCTTTTGTCACCGAAACAAATGCACAAATCATTACCCATACTGCTATTGTATTTACTTTCATAGGTTTACATAATTCCATATTTCTCGAAGGCCTCTTTTGCAGCCATTCCTTCAGTTATTTTCTGAAAGACGATCTTTTCACTTCTGGCTTTTTCAAATGCCCGGCTCAATATTTCCCTTTCCTTTGCTTTTGGTACTACACATACACCATCTATATCTCCAAACAAAAGATCTCCATCTTCAATCTGAGCCTTACCGATACAGATAGGTACTCTCCAGTCTATTACTTTTCCACGGGGCGCCTGATCCTGTGCATAGCTGCCTAATGAGAAACAAGGAAAATTCAGTGCTAATATACCATTTGTATCTCTGGAATACCCATTTAGAATTGCTCCTGCAGCATTTAATTGTATTGCACGGGCACTCATAATCTCTCCCCATACTGCGTAATCCGGAGAAGAGCCGCTGCAGACATAGATCTCATCTTCTCTGAGATCATCGAGGGCTTCCAGCATACAACCGAATGCACTGGCTAATACCGGATTACGGGATATCGTTTTGCCCTGTGAGGATACATCCGCTTCTAAAACAGTCATGGCGCGGCCTACAACTATCATATCGCTACGAAGAGCACGGATATCCGGAGGTAAAAACTGATGATATAATCCCATTTGATCCATCACATCCCCTACTACTGCCGTAAAGAGCTCGCTGCGGATCCGTTCAAACAGTTCTTTATCTGTTTTCCATGTCGGACTAATGGTTTCGTATATTTTCATCGGAATCGTTTTTTGGGTACTGAATTTAGCCTTTACAAAATCTGACTTTATCCGGAAACAACGTTTTATATTTCCGAAAAAATCAGTTCAACCAAAGGTAGAAGGTACACAAGCAGCAAACTAAAACCCGATACACATAAAATAAAACTTTTTACTCCCATATATGGTTTTGTTACAATAATAACGATCATTATTGTTTCACTAAAACCTTTAATTGGTTATATTTGATATCATTATAAACGATAACTGATTATGAAAGCGCAATTCATTGAATTGTCACCGCCCAGTGAAAAAACCATTCATATCAAACTTGTAGATCAGAACTTCTTGAGTAATCCTCTTCACTTTCATGAGCTATGTGAACTGGTATTGATCTTAGAAAGTTACGGCAAGCGTATAGTGGGAAATCACGTCGCTTCTTTCGAGGCAGGAGATATGGTATTAATGGGACCGAATGTTCCCCATATCTGGCGAAATGATGATGTATTTCTCAATCCTATGCATGAAGAGCGTGCAAGAGCTATTGTGATCTATTTTCCGGCAGATTTTCTGCTTACCTTGACAGATGATCAGTCGACTATCCATTCTATGCAGCATTTTATAAAAAAAGCTCAGCGAGGATTACGTTTCTATGGAGAAGTATTAGAAAAAGCCAGTCATCAAATCAAATCTCTTGTTGATAAACAGAGTTTTTCAAGAATCACAGGCTTTTTGAATCTCATTGAGCTCCTTCATCAAACGAGTGAATGTGAAAATCTGGCATCTATTGGCTACAAGCCTACATTTGGAGAACAGGATACCAACAGGATCAATAACGTATATATCTATGTGATGCAAAACTTCAGAGATGAAGTTTCTCTAAGTGTGGCAGCAGAAATAGTCAATATGACACCCAATGCTTTTTGTCGTTTTTTTAAAAGACATACACAAAAGTCCTTCTCTAAATTTGTCAATGAAATGAGAGTCGGTCATGCCTGTAAATTACTCATGAACAGACAACTTTCTATTTCTGAGATTTGTTACCAAAGCGGATATCAAAACCTAACGAATTTCAACAAGTTCTTTAAAATGATTATGCAGAAGAGTCCGAGAGAATATCGAAAAGATATGGAAGTATAATATAGGAAGGGCGCTGAAAACAATTCAGCGCCCTTTTTCATTCCGTTAGAAAATGAGCCTTAGCGGGAATCTTTAATCTAATCTTTTAATAGAGAAAGATCAGTTTTTGGTTTCGGAAGATTCATGTTGCGTATAGCTGCTTTGCATTCGTCTACCATTGCCTGCGTCATTTCATAATTATATTTACCATAGTCATCCATCTCAAAGTTGCCGACATAGAAAAATCCGTATCCGTCAAAGAATTCTGTTAAATCTACTTTAGCAATTTCGCAAACAGTCTTTACAAAATTGAGCTGGTATACGGCCGGATTCTTTCCTCTATCCATGAAATTACTTCTTCTGTTTCTTCTGTTTTGAGTCAGATCAACAGCTGCCTGCTGGCGGAAAGCTTCAAAAAGATCCGGATAAAAATCAGGATTTACACCTTGTCCGGCAAAATATAACTGCAATTGCCAGAAAGGGACCAGCCGGTTAAATACATCTGGATCCTGAAGGTAACTTTTACCTTTTCCGTACAGTTCGTTACGAACTTTGTCATAGTTCTTTTGTTCTGAAAGGCGGCTTTTATTACCAAATGAGGTCGTCACGTACAAGGAAAAAATATTGTTACTCACTTCTCCAAGACCACCCCAGCTGAGGTATGGGCGCGTCTGATGCACATGTCCTACTTCATGACTGAATCCCCAGCAAGGATCTCCTTTTATTACACTTGCAGGATCTACGACCATCGCCATTGCATACCCGGGTTTATCTCCCATATATGCCACTCCGTCTCCGTCACGGAACATATAATAGTTGTAATTGACACGGGAAAGGATCTTGTTTTCAGGCACTCTGTTGTGCTTTATCAATCCCAATATACGGTGTTGGCGATAGACCAATGAATCATAATTACTGATCAGTTCTACACCTTTACCATATGCATACTTCTTAATTGCTTCCGTTGGATAAGCTATTTGTATATGTTTTCCAACAGCATCAACTATAGGATAGACTGCATGATCGACCAGATTGTTCCAGTCCTGATCATTGTGTTTACTAATATCAAAATAGCCATTTACAGCTGCATTCAAAAAGTGAACCTGTATAGGACTTTGTTCTTTTGGTTTATCTGAAAAGTAAGTGATATATGCTAATCCTCCGAAATTTTTAATATCTACAAGGTTCACTCCGTTACGCAAGTCAAACTCCTGTTTTTCTATTCCCCATCCTTTAGGATCATCGGTCGGGTCTATTCCCTGCGGAGCATGTCTGTCCCAGTTTGGAACAACTAATTTGATATGATTATCATGGGAAATTCCATCTACAAGGATGGTTTGTTTGCCGATTGGCAAATAAATGCCTGTAATATTCTGATATTTACTGTATCCATCGCCGATAGACAATTGTTCCCCAAGCTCGCTTGGTGATAAAATGGCATGGTAGGAAGCTAATCTGTAATTTTTATCGTATTTGCCTGTTTGCAATTGTTCTGCGACCATACGGATCTGCGGATCTGTAATTTTGGCAATATCAGCACGTTTAATTCCTTTTCTTAATTGCGTAGCCAAAGGATCTGAAAAGACGCTTAGTTCTTTATAGGTTTCTTTAAGTTTTGCAGCGGACTGAGCTTGTAGAGTGGCGTAGCTACCCATTATGAGTAACAACAGAGGTACTATTTTTTTCATAATTTATTGGAATAAGATATGCCTAAAATAGAGCAATAAAACGTCTTAAGCCATCTGTTAAATGTAATATTCTGGCGATAAAATGCCTGAAAACAGCATAAAGTGCGTTTTTAAACCAACTCAATCGTTTGCTCAAAATAACAATTATTTTCCTCCCTCCGAGATATATCATCCGGAATCAGCGTGATGTGCAGATTTATTATTACTTTTTGAGGTAAATATCCAGTTGACCGCCTTTGCGCAGTTCTTCAAAGCGCAGTACAGGCTTTTTAAGTACTTTTCCGTTGAGGTTCATATTGTTGATATAAATTGCTTGCGGATTCTGCCCGTGGGTAGTAATCGTAAAAGGTTTCTGACGTATAGTTTCAGGTAACTGTATCTTTATCCGGTCAAATAAGGGTGCACCGATCTGCAAAGAAGCATCCGGAGCGGTTAGTCCTTTGACATCAAACATACCCATTGCAGATAGTACATACCATGCTCCCAATTGGCCCTGATCTTCATCCTGTCCGTAGCCGTAGCCGTGTACACCATCTGTTCCGTAAAATTCATTACATATGGACCGTACCCATTTTTGGCTCAGATCTGGTCTTCCTGCAAAATGAAATAGCCAGGAGATATGTAAGTTGGGCTGATTGCCGTGGTTATATAATCCTTCAATACCTGCAAAAGCATCGATATGTGTACCTCCTCCGAATACGTTCTTGCGGGAGATAGTAAAAATACTGTCCAGTCGTTTATTAAATGTTTCTTTCCCCACAAGGGATACCAGTTCTTCGGGTGTGTGTGGTACATAGAATGTATATTGCCAGGCATTACCTTCCTGAAATCCTCTCCAGGATTCATAAGGATTGAATTTATCTATAAACTGTCCGTTAACGTCTTTAGGTCGTATAAACTTGGTTGTTGGGTCATACAGTTGCTTCCAGCCTTTGGATAATTTGTTCAGTGTCCGGTAATCCTCATTTTTTCCTAAAGCCTTCGCAAACTG
The Sphingobacterium spiritivorum genome window above contains:
- a CDS encoding SDR family NAD(P)-dependent oxidoreductase, whose amino-acid sequence is MALTIDLTEKNVLITGGISGIGLGTAIQFAKAGAKVIVCAERSVQDEQVQAFYKELHQYSSDVYYYQTDVTNPVEIKQLEEEIRSQFGRLDILISNAGRNIFTTLANCDEETWNTNQKLNLESHWFLGKTMRPLLQVSGQGVIIVLSSNHAYSSIQGCFPYNVAKAALPAMVRAMAIEWTPSIRTVGIAPGFIDTPGNQLWFDSFEDSQKARADTIALHPVKRLGTPEEIGGWCVFLCSEYAAFANGTTYLIDGGRSALMQD
- a CDS encoding mandelate racemase/muconate lactonizing enzyme family protein, with protein sequence MKIVDVKVWLVEGVKYNWTLLKIYTDTGHTGVGEATNWPGSPIVFEAAKHAGQRIIGLDPMRTDFIWTKLYRDLNWVGPYGASMCAISGIDMALLDLKAKVLGVPCYELLGGAFRKDILLYANYWFTGGGHNKADYAAQALKVKEAGFTGLKFDPFAHTNYLYGEDLSSNLTLTSEQQDLAFEVSQAVREAVGPDFDIMIETHAMLNFRVAVKMAERLSTLDITWYEEPAGPENADTLRAMRERIPSSVSICVGERHYTRHGIRPVLEKNVCDMMMPDITRCGGPSEMKRMATMMEAYNVLLAPHNPNGPLSTLASAHVCAAIPNFFRQEFMFNDVPWRDQVIDQPIADMISNGVLTLSDRPGLGVDLVEEEMLKHPGILEPRSGFYV
- a CDS encoding glycoside hydrolase family 2 TIM barrel-domain containing protein; its protein translation is MKVNTIAVWVMICAFVSVTKAQQLNTRISLPPIPAAVTGTDQPSLSLNGIWYFRSDQSSTSAINVPGEWEMQGYHVSPGEKAIYEKEFTLPASWVDKRVVVRFDAVSSYAIVKVNGIMIGEHEGGFVAFHMDLTSAIKPGNNILTVEVQANTISDILGCVSQYAAHTVGGILRKVTLFALPQVYISDLDVNSSFDSQYRHAKLDLSTRIMNHTRSIQDAGIRYTLKDKEGKVIFIKNISEKALKALTSEQLAVRVDVDKPHHWTAETPYLYELTTELLNDRHTIQRNVQKVGFREVKIAGNQLLINGKPVKLKGVNRHCVHPLLGRASDPELDRKDAELFLAANLNYIRTSHYPPSEEFLHAADELGLYVESESALNWIQHHASPIWQHWDYQDPKFLPLMIQANRENVMTNKKHPSVILWSLGNESRWSNLWAEVNKTVKLLDKSRPTSFHDQTWGGFNNAGSKADVANYHYPGIDGPANTDTISRPTLFGEYAHLSTYNRRELLTDPGIRDLFNAPMRIFFDSIYVHKGNLGGAIWSGIDDTFHLPDGRIAGYGPWGPLDGWRRTKPEYYGIKKAYSPVRVLNMQRTKDGVMCTVQNRYDFCSLEDIKILAVIDGKEIRLKSSIKPHNTGQILIPQAKDADIVEIMFTDPRGFEIEHEIFTDKKPVQVAHMYKSLSLKEDSAFIYITQGNIDYTISKTYGVITTVRKNKELILTKGPSLAIIAANTEDGGKPNVAGETYQNNIYPLKHYPLYTLFAKNVSVENKTDSILVNLNLSYQQGEGNQQFVFTKDGFLKVRYEMENKKSDIQVYQYGLMMELPLTFDELTWHREGPFSYYPKDHIGRNKGFAKLNANNIYDVEAHGKPLARDWKDDANTLGSNDFRSTKANIISAELKHNTQSTVKVMSNAKQASRSWKQDEHVQWLIADYTNNGSEPFYGSPHSSGRLTLRKGDKIKGMLLLKID
- a CDS encoding RraA family protein, which codes for MKIYETISPTWKTDKELFERIRSELFTAVVGDVMDQMGLYHQFLPPDIRALRSDMIVVGRAMTVLEADVSSQGKTISRNPVLASAFGCMLEALDDLREDEIYVCSGSSPDYAVWGEIMSARAIQLNAAGAILNGYSRDTNGILALNFPCFSLGSYAQDQAPRGKVIDWRVPICIGKAQIEDGDLLFGDIDGVCVVPKAKEREILSRAFEKARSEKIVFQKITEGMAAKEAFEKYGIM
- a CDS encoding AraC family transcriptional regulator — encoded protein: MKAQFIELSPPSEKTIHIKLVDQNFLSNPLHFHELCELVLILESYGKRIVGNHVASFEAGDMVLMGPNVPHIWRNDDVFLNPMHEERARAIVIYFPADFLLTLTDDQSTIHSMQHFIKKAQRGLRFYGEVLEKASHQIKSLVDKQSFSRITGFLNLIELLHQTSECENLASIGYKPTFGEQDTNRINNVYIYVMQNFRDEVSLSVAAEIVNMTPNAFCRFFKRHTQKSFSKFVNEMRVGHACKLLMNRQLSISEICYQSGYQNLTNFNKFFKMIMQKSPREYRKDMEV
- a CDS encoding M60 family metallopeptidase, encoding MKKIVPLLLLIMGSYATLQAQSAAKLKETYKELSVFSDPLATQLRKGIKRADIAKITDPQIRMVAEQLQTGKYDKNYRLASYHAILSPSELGEQLSIGDGYSKYQNITGIYLPIGKQTILVDGISHDNHIKLVVPNWDRHAPQGIDPTDDPKGWGIEKQEFDLRNGVNLVDIKNFGGLAYITYFSDKPKEQSPIQVHFLNAAVNGYFDISKHNDQDWNNLVDHAVYPIVDAVGKHIQIAYPTEAIKKYAYGKGVELISNYDSLVYRQHRILGLIKHNRVPENKILSRVNYNYYMFRDGDGVAYMGDKPGYAMAMVVDPASVIKGDPCWGFSHEVGHVHQTRPYLSWGGLGEVSNNIFSLYVTTSFGNKSRLSEQKNYDKVRNELYGKGKSYLQDPDVFNRLVPFWQLQLYFAGQGVNPDFYPDLFEAFRQQAAVDLTQNRRNRRSNFMDRGKNPAVYQLNFVKTVCEIAKVDLTEFFDGYGFFYVGNFEMDDYGKYNYEMTQAMVDECKAAIRNMNLPKPKTDLSLLKD